One stretch of Bradyrhizobium canariense DNA includes these proteins:
- a CDS encoding ABC transporter substrate-binding protein, with product MVNITRRQAVALGAGVLAAPLISRPALAQDARIGFLSSQKAGAFDAVIAAFEKANPGIKVQAQNVPFDQLNAQIQARLGAGDTSVDVYTVDEPRVPAYANKGFLADLTPMRAEIEAAAAPAAIAGTSFRDKLWSFPFWTTSQFLFYNKDLLKKAGLAAPDADPARRLSWEDLLTHARTAQKAGAKWGFAFDQNDRYYELQPLYESRGFGPGLTGEGLLTPALTTEGWIKTTEWYRDLYASGLAPRGVAYEQMPALFSTGQVAYMVAGVWHARVLRLAKELNFGIAPMPYFAGGKPVTPTGSWTIGVNPKSAQKDAAVKFARFLTLDSEGSLLASTIAPQPPANKAAFAAYLKRESDAGEENTAPFAKIISYELANTAVSRPRTIGYVVFEEIMNRMYSDIRNGAEAKSSLERTEAALKAAFSRLE from the coding sequence ATGGTCAACATTACCCGCCGCCAGGCCGTGGCGCTTGGTGCCGGCGTCCTCGCCGCTCCGCTGATCTCGCGACCGGCCCTGGCGCAGGACGCACGTATCGGTTTCCTTTCCTCGCAGAAGGCTGGCGCCTTTGACGCCGTGATCGCTGCGTTCGAGAAGGCCAATCCCGGCATCAAGGTCCAGGCCCAGAACGTTCCGTTCGACCAGCTCAACGCGCAGATCCAGGCACGCCTCGGCGCCGGCGATACCAGCGTCGATGTCTACACCGTCGACGAGCCGCGCGTGCCGGCCTATGCCAACAAGGGGTTTCTCGCCGACCTGACGCCGATGCGCGCCGAGATCGAAGCCGCCGCGGCGCCTGCGGCCATCGCCGGCACCTCCTTCAGGGACAAGCTCTGGAGCTTCCCGTTCTGGACCACGTCGCAGTTCCTTTTCTACAACAAGGATCTCCTGAAGAAGGCGGGCCTTGCGGCGCCCGATGCCGATCCCGCCAGGCGCCTTAGCTGGGAAGACCTGCTGACCCATGCCCGCACAGCGCAGAAGGCCGGCGCCAAATGGGGTTTCGCCTTCGACCAGAACGACCGCTACTACGAGCTGCAGCCGCTTTACGAATCGCGCGGCTTCGGGCCCGGCCTCACTGGCGAGGGCCTGCTGACCCCGGCCCTCACCACCGAAGGCTGGATCAAGACGACGGAATGGTATCGCGATCTCTACGCCAGTGGCCTTGCGCCGCGTGGTGTCGCCTATGAGCAGATGCCGGCGCTGTTCTCTACGGGACAGGTCGCCTACATGGTGGCGGGCGTCTGGCATGCGCGCGTATTGCGCCTCGCCAAGGAACTGAATTTCGGCATCGCCCCGATGCCCTACTTTGCCGGCGGCAAGCCGGTCACCCCGACCGGCTCCTGGACCATCGGCGTCAATCCGAAAAGCGCGCAGAAAGATGCAGCGGTGAAGTTCGCCAGATTCCTGACGCTTGACAGCGAAGGTTCGCTGCTCGCCAGCACGATCGCGCCGCAGCCGCCCGCGAACAAGGCCGCCTTCGCCGCCTACCTCAAGCGCGAGTCCGATGCCGGTGAGGAAAATACCGCCCCCTTCGCCAAGATCATCAGTTATGAACTGGCCAACACTGCGGTCAGCCGGCCGCGCACCATCGGCTATGTCGTGTTCGAGGAAATCATGAACCGGATGTACAGCGACATCCGCAACGGCGCGGAGGCGAAGTCCTCGCTCGAACGCACCGAAGCTGCGCTGAAAGCCGCATTCTCCCGACTGGAATGA
- a CDS encoding carbohydrate ABC transporter permease, giving the protein MHSTVRTLLARTGQYALALLLAVYSAFPIYYMIICSFREPAVFYTSHSLLPTSFTLEYYRTLIRRTDFLLQFWNSIIVASATVVVTLAISITMAYAVSRFKIRGKKAIIGTMLYAYMFPPLLLAIPLTSIFAALNLIDTLPSLVVAHFTMTLPLAVWFLWGFLKAMPFELEEAAMVDGCSRLGAFVRVILPLSLPGLATVAIFSFLLSWTDYTFGLVLLSSDSNKTLPVGLASLLAGIDMRWGEVMAGATLIVIPLFIMFAFCSRYFVAGMAAGAVKG; this is encoded by the coding sequence ATGCATTCGACCGTACGAACGCTGCTCGCCAGGACCGGACAATACGCGCTGGCGCTGCTGCTGGCGGTCTATTCGGCCTTCCCGATCTACTACATGATCATCTGCAGCTTCCGCGAACCGGCGGTGTTCTACACCTCGCATTCGCTGCTGCCGACATCGTTCACGCTCGAATATTACCGCACGCTGATCCGCCGCACCGATTTCCTGCTGCAGTTCTGGAACAGCATCATCGTCGCATCCGCGACGGTCGTCGTCACGCTGGCGATATCGATCACGATGGCCTATGCGGTGTCGCGCTTCAAGATTCGCGGCAAGAAGGCGATCATCGGCACGATGCTCTATGCCTACATGTTCCCGCCGCTGCTGCTGGCGATTCCGCTGACCTCCATCTTCGCCGCGCTCAACCTCATCGATACGCTGCCATCGCTCGTCGTGGCGCATTTCACCATGACACTGCCGCTCGCGGTCTGGTTCCTGTGGGGCTTCCTGAAGGCGATGCCGTTCGAACTGGAGGAAGCGGCGATGGTCGACGGCTGCTCGCGGCTCGGCGCGTTCGTGCGCGTGATTTTGCCGCTGTCGCTGCCGGGGCTTGCGACGGTGGCGATCTTCTCCTTCCTGCTGTCCTGGACCGATTACACGTTCGGCCTCGTGCTGCTTTCGAGCGATAGCAACAAGACGCTGCCGGTCGGCCTCGCCTCGCTGCTCGCCGGCATCGATATGCGATGGGGCGAGGTGATGGCCGGCGCGACGCTGATCGTGATTCCGCTGTTCATCATGTTCGCCTTCTGCAGCCGCTATTTCGTCGCCGGGATGGCCGCCGGCGCGGTCAAGGGTTAA
- a CDS encoding carbohydrate ABC transporter permease, producing the protein MKPDATVRIFLLFGLAVTTILIIVPAIQAIILSFQSVNSFVAAGKWTGLANYQRILAMPEFWRDLWTGTCYAVFTVALQVVLGIGSALILHTPIRGQALFRAIAILPYILPTVVVAITFQWMLDGNVGIFTHWLKALGIHNFVWSDSTLAAFATVVGVSVWMWTPFVTICVLAALQTIPEELYSAARVDGAGPLQSFRHVTLPGIRDVLVVVVLLRGIWMFNKFDVIWLMTQGGPLGGTEHLPVLSYHMAFRLYDIGGGAAVATLSLLLLTVALVVFFRRFPIET; encoded by the coding sequence TTGAAGCCAGATGCCACCGTTCGGATATTCCTGCTGTTCGGCCTCGCCGTCACCACGATCCTGATCATCGTGCCGGCGATCCAGGCGATTATTCTCAGCTTCCAGTCGGTGAATTCGTTCGTCGCGGCCGGCAAATGGACGGGACTTGCGAACTACCAGCGCATCCTGGCGATGCCGGAATTCTGGCGCGATCTGTGGACCGGCACCTGCTACGCCGTGTTCACCGTCGCGCTGCAGGTCGTGCTCGGGATCGGCTCGGCGCTGATCCTGCACACGCCGATCAGGGGCCAGGCGCTGTTCCGGGCGATTGCGATCCTGCCCTATATCCTGCCGACCGTGGTGGTCGCGATCACCTTCCAGTGGATGCTGGACGGCAATGTCGGCATCTTCACGCACTGGCTGAAGGCGCTCGGCATCCACAATTTCGTCTGGTCGGATTCGACCCTCGCCGCCTTCGCCACCGTCGTCGGCGTCAGCGTGTGGATGTGGACGCCGTTCGTGACCATCTGCGTCCTTGCCGCGCTGCAGACCATTCCCGAGGAGCTTTACTCCGCCGCGCGCGTCGACGGCGCCGGCCCCTTGCAGAGCTTCCGCCACGTGACGCTTCCGGGCATCCGCGACGTGCTCGTCGTCGTCGTGCTGCTGCGCGGGATCTGGATGTTCAACAAGTTCGACGTGATCTGGCTGATGACGCAAGGCGGGCCGCTCGGCGGCACCGAACACCTGCCGGTGCTTTCCTACCACATGGCCTTTCGCCTCTATGACATCGGCGGCGGCGCGGCGGTGGCCACGCTATCGCTGCTGCTGCTCACGGTGGCACTCGTTGTCTTCTTCCGCCGCTTCCCGATCGAGACGTGA